Part of the Verrucomicrobiia bacterium genome, ATGGCAGACAAAAAACCTGCAAAGACTGAAGGTGCTCCAGAAGGCAAAGAAAAAGCCCTTGGCCTTGCTTTAGAAACAATCGAAAAGAACTTTGGCAAAGGCTCTATCATGAAACTGGGCGACGCCCACAAAACAGCGGTAGAGACTATTCCTACCGGTGCACTCAGCCTAGACCTGGCGCTGGGTGGCGGCTTGCCAAAGGGCCGCGTGATAGAAATTTATGGCCCCGAAAGCTCGGGCAAGACAACGCTCACGCTCCATGTTATTGCTGCCGTCCAAAAGCAAGGTGGCACCGCTGCATTTATAGATGCCGAGCATGCCCTGGACCCAGCCTACGCGCAGCGTATTGGGGTAGATACTGCAAATCTGTTGATTTCTCAGCCGGACAATGGTGAACAAGCTCTGGAAATTACCGAAACATTGGTGCGTTCTAACGCCGTAGATATTGTGGTGGTAGACTCGGTGGCAGCTTTGGTACCTCGGGCAGAAATCGAAGGCGACATGGGCGACAGCCTACCTGGCCTGCAAGCCCGCCTGATGAGCCAGGCCCTGCGCAAACTCACCGGCGTGATTAGCCGCAGCAAGACCACCGTGATCTTCATTAACCAGATCCGTATGAAAATTGGCGTTATGTTTGGCAACCCAGAGACAACCACCGGCGGTAACGCGCTGAAGTTCTACGCCAGTGCCCGTATGGACATCCGCCGTATTAGCCAGATCAAACAAGGCGAAAGTATCATTGGCAACCGTACGCGGGTAAAGGTGGTCAAGAACAAGATTGCCCCGCCTTTCCGTCAGGCAGAGTTCGACATCATGTACAACGAAGGTATCAGCAAAACTGGCGACGTACTGGATCTAGCCGTAGAGCGTAATATTGTCGAGAAATCTGGTGCTTGGTTCTCTTACGGCGGCAACAAGATTGGTCAGGGCCGCGAAGCTACCAAGGGTTACCTAAAAGAAAACCCCAAAGTCCTGGACGAGATCGAAAAGAAAGTCCGCGCCGAAGCAACCGCCGAAGCAAAAACTGCCGCCGAGAAATAACCATGGATACGCAGGCATTCGAGGGCTAGGTATAAAATGGCAGCCTTCACACATATTTTCGTAGTAGACGAACAAGGTAAACCGGTGGGTCTTTTCCCAAAGGAAGAGGTGTGGGCTAAGGGACTCTTGCACCGCATCGTGCGAGTCATGGCCGAGGACAGCCAGGGCCGTATCTTGCTGCAAAAACGATCACCTCATATGGATCTCTTTCCCAATACCTGGGATCACTCAGCGGCGGGACATGTGGACGAGGGCGAGACTTACCAGCAGGCGGCGCAGCGAGAAACAGAGGAAGAGATCGGGGTCAAAAATGCCGTGCTTGAAGAAATAGCCAGTTGGTCTACCTATGACGTGGTGAATGGTCGAATCCTCAACCGTCTAAATAAACTATATCGTGCACGCCTCGATGCCCCGTCTCTGGATCTCGAAGAAGCAGAAGTCAGTGAGGTCAGATGGTTCACGCTGGCAGAGATTAGTCGGCTCATCAGGGAACACCCCGACCAAGTCACGCCTGGGTTGATTCAAGTCATGCAGGATTATTACAGTTTAGTATGAAGATCACAGACATCAAGCAGCAAGTGAAGCGTCAGGACCGCTACTCTATTTTTGTTGACGGCAAATACCTGTTTTCATTTTCTGAAAACGAGCTGATGAGCTCTGGCCTCAAAATCAACCAAGAATTATCAGAGCAAGAGTTGCTGGCGCTCAAAGACCAGGCGGTTTTGGACAAGGCTTATGACCGCACGCTCAACCTTATTTCGCATCGCCCTAGGTCCGAGTGGGAGCTTCGTGACTACATGAAGCACAAAGACTACGACGAAGACGTGGTCGCTCAAACGATAGAGCGGCTGAATCAGCGCGGTTACATAAACGACGCCGACTTTGCCCGGCGCTGGGTGGAAACGCGGCGATTACTGAAGAGCACCAGCAAGCGCCGGCTGGCCCAAGAGCTTCGGCACAAGCGTATCGCTGACGACATTGTCCAGCAGGTGCTCGAGGCCGACGAAACCGACGAGCACCAGGTACTACGCGAGCTGGTAGAAAGAAAGCGCAAACAAACCAAGTACCAGGACAACCTCAAGCTCATGCAGTACCTCGGCCGCCAAGGTTTCTCCTACGACGATATCAAAACTGTGCTCCAAGAATAGGGTTCTAAGCCTCTCTGCTCGGGGCTTCCACACACACCCCCAGACAGGCGGTTCCAGAAACATGACTGACCAGTTGACAAGAACTATCCGGCCCTTGCGGAACTTGCCTGCTTTTATTAATGATTCATAGGAGTACAGGCTTCAAACAGTCCTCAGGGCGCGGGTAGCCCTTGATCAACTACTCAATCAGTTTCTGTAAAGCCTGATCTGGAGATGGTATGGCAATCCCGGCCACGTAGTCGGACTTTCCCGCATGGAAGACATGTACGCTTTGGCCAAAC contains:
- the recA gene encoding recombinase RecA; translated protein: MADKKPAKTEGAPEGKEKALGLALETIEKNFGKGSIMKLGDAHKTAVETIPTGALSLDLALGGGLPKGRVIEIYGPESSGKTTLTLHVIAAVQKQGGTAAFIDAEHALDPAYAQRIGVDTANLLISQPDNGEQALEITETLVRSNAVDIVVVDSVAALVPRAEIEGDMGDSLPGLQARLMSQALRKLTGVISRSKTTVIFINQIRMKIGVMFGNPETTTGGNALKFYASARMDIRRISQIKQGESIIGNRTRVKVVKNKIAPPFRQAEFDIMYNEGISKTGDVLDLAVERNIVEKSGAWFSYGGNKIGQGREATKGYLKENPKVLDEIEKKVRAEATAEAKTAAEK
- a CDS encoding NUDIX domain-containing protein translates to MAAFTHIFVVDEQGKPVGLFPKEEVWAKGLLHRIVRVMAEDSQGRILLQKRSPHMDLFPNTWDHSAAGHVDEGETYQQAAQRETEEEIGVKNAVLEEIASWSTYDVVNGRILNRLNKLYRARLDAPSLDLEEAEVSEVRWFTLAEISRLIREHPDQVTPGLIQVMQDYYSLV
- a CDS encoding RecX family transcriptional regulator produces the protein MKITDIKQQVKRQDRYSIFVDGKYLFSFSENELMSSGLKINQELSEQELLALKDQAVLDKAYDRTLNLISHRPRSEWELRDYMKHKDYDEDVVAQTIERLNQRGYINDADFARRWVETRRLLKSTSKRRLAQELRHKRIADDIVQQVLEADETDEHQVLRELVERKRKQTKYQDNLKLMQYLGRQGFSYDDIKTVLQE